Part of the Citrus sinensis cultivar Valencia sweet orange chromosome 2, DVS_A1.0, whole genome shotgun sequence genome, ATTTCATTGTTATCAACTCCACCATTGATGCTGACAGAGTCATTATTCATTAATGCTTCAGATTCCATTGCATTTATTCCTTTAAAGTTTAATCATCTTGCTTCATTTTGAAGATATTATTTTCCATTGATTTAGGTTGTGGGTTTCAAACGAAGCAGAGATACAGATTTGGTTGGTTTAGCATGAAACTGAAGCTGGTTGGAGGGGACTCTGCCGGTGTTGTTACAGCTTACTATGTAAAAGCTCTGACTTGCGGTTGTGCTATCTGCATTTCTTGAATTACCTTAAGCATAGCATcgtattctaaaaaaaaatgaaattgttgcAGATGTGTACAGAGAATGGGGCAGGGCCAACAAGAGATGAATTGGATTTTGAGTTCTTGGGGAATAGAACAGGGCAGCCATATCTTATACAAACGAATATTTATAAGAATGGGACTGGTAACAGAGAGATGAGGCACATGCTTTGGTTTGACCCAACTCAAGATTACCATACTTATTCCATTTTATGGAACAACCACCAGATTGTGTaagtacttttttaaaatcaacatGTGCCTGTGGGTGTGGGTGTATATATGTGTATGCATAACACTGCTCTGCTTGTAGGCATGCACTGACATACAATTGAATTGCAGGTTTTTTGTTGACAGGGTTCCAATAAGAGTGTTCAAAAACAATGGGAAAGCAAATGATTTCTTCCCGAATGAGAAGCCAATGTACTTATTTTCCAGCATATGGAATGCGGATGAATGGGCAACGCGAGGGGGCCTGGAAAAGACTGACTGGAAGAAGGCTCCGTTTGTTTCATCTTACAAGGATTTCAGTGTTGATGGATGCCAATGGGAAGATCCCTACCCTGAATGCGTATCAACAACCACTAAGAATTGGTGGGATCAATACGATGCCTGGCATCTCTCTGATTCTCAGAAACTGGACCATGCTTGGGTTCTGAGAAACCTtgttatttatgattattgcAAGGATACTGAAAGATTTCCAACCTTGCCCGTCGAGTGTTCATTGAGTCCATGGGATTGACAGATGACCCACCCCTGGCGAAAGGCGattcatcttcattttattttatttttaatttcctcttcttcattttaaatttcggGATCACGAGTATGAAAATGTGAATTAATTCTTTTGTCACCGTTATTCTATTTGATTGGTTATTGgatatctatttaattttattccattatcatcttccatattccatttataaaaaaagaaaaaatgtgtCTTATAATTTTACTAGTTACTTCTTCACTTCGAtgaaatgtaaaaattaaaatatattgttatacttttttaaatgatatcttaatttaagtaaatattttttacaggCGATTGTAACTTACTCCTTACACAAAAATCATATGGAACAGTAACATAACAGTAGGAACCGCATAATTTGTGTGAAGAGTAAATTACAATCAGTTGTTCCATATAATTTTTGTGTGAAAAGTAAGTTACAACCAGCTGTAACTTAGCTCtcctaatttataaaaattctt contains:
- the LOC102628875 gene encoding probable xyloglucan endotransglucosylase/hydrolase protein 8, which translates into the protein MISSMVTPVFIAALMAATCYASEAAAISKGSFEDNFSIMWSDNHFTTSEDGQIWFLSLDKETGCGFQTKQRYRFGWFSMKLKLVGGDSAGVVTAYYMCTENGAGPTRDELDFEFLGNRTGQPYLIQTNIYKNGTGNREMRHMLWFDPTQDYHTYSILWNNHQIVFFVDRVPIRVFKNNGKANDFFPNEKPMYLFSSIWNADEWATRGGLEKTDWKKAPFVSSYKDFSVDGCQWEDPYPECVSTTTKNWWDQYDAWHLSDSQKLDHAWVLRNLVIYDYCKDTERFPTLPVECSLSPWD